The following coding sequences are from one Aggregicoccus sp. 17bor-14 window:
- a CDS encoding aminotransferase class I/II-fold pyridoxal phosphate-dependent enzyme yields MRIPDFKLERYFAKWEFSAPYLLCSSDIEGWRMADLLALADDDARSRWEALTLGYTESTGLPALREAIAGLYAGVAPEEVLTFGGAQEALFVLLNVLLGPGDHALVTWPGYQSLYEVARATGADVALLRLRPEDGWQLDVEALERALKPNTRCVVVNFPHNPTGALPPRAAFEALGALCAARGIVLLSDEVYRLLEYAPADRLPAAVELPGRGVSLGVMSKAFGLAGLRVGWLALKDAGLRARIAAFKDYTTICNSAPSEVLALIALRAKEQVLARSRALLEGNLGLLDAFFARHAERFGWVRPRAGSVAFPRLLQGGPVDRFCQRLVEQEGVLLLPGSVYDFPGDHFRLGFGRSSLPEALERLERFVASSTPA; encoded by the coding sequence ATGCGCATCCCCGACTTCAAGCTCGAGCGGTACTTCGCGAAGTGGGAGTTCTCCGCTCCCTACCTGCTGTGCAGCTCGGACATCGAGGGCTGGCGGATGGCCGACCTGCTCGCGCTCGCGGACGACGACGCGCGCTCGCGCTGGGAGGCGCTCACGCTGGGCTACACCGAGAGCACCGGCCTGCCCGCGCTGCGCGAGGCGATCGCCGGGCTCTACGCGGGCGTGGCGCCCGAGGAGGTGCTCACCTTCGGCGGCGCGCAGGAGGCGCTCTTTGTCCTGCTCAACGTCCTGCTCGGCCCGGGGGACCACGCGCTCGTCACCTGGCCGGGCTACCAGTCGCTCTACGAGGTGGCGCGCGCGACGGGCGCGGACGTCGCGCTGCTGCGCCTGCGCCCCGAGGACGGCTGGCAGCTCGATGTGGAAGCGCTCGAGCGCGCCCTGAAGCCGAACACCCGCTGCGTGGTGGTGAACTTCCCGCACAACCCCACCGGCGCCCTGCCGCCGCGCGCGGCCTTCGAGGCGCTCGGGGCGCTGTGCGCGGCGCGGGGCATCGTGCTCCTCTCGGACGAGGTGTACCGGCTGCTCGAGTACGCGCCCGCGGACCGGCTCCCCGCCGCGGTGGAGCTGCCGGGGCGCGGCGTGAGCCTCGGGGTGATGTCCAAGGCCTTCGGGCTCGCGGGGCTGCGCGTGGGGTGGCTCGCGCTGAAGGACGCGGGGCTGCGCGCGCGCATCGCGGCGTTCAAGGACTACACGACCATCTGCAACTCGGCCCCCAGCGAGGTGCTCGCGCTCATCGCCCTGCGCGCGAAGGAGCAGGTGCTCGCGCGCAGCCGCGCGCTGCTCGAGGGGAACCTCGGCCTGCTCGACGCCTTCTTCGCCCGCCACGCGGAGCGCTTCGGCTGGGTGCGCCCGCGCGCGGGCAGCGTGGCCTTCCCCCGGCTGCTGCAGGGCGGGCCCGTGGACCGCTTCTGCCAGCGACTCGTGGAGCAAGAGGGCGTGCTGCTGCTTCCCGGCAGCGTCTACGACTTCCCCGGCGACCACTTCCGGCTCGGCTTCGGCCGCTCCTCCCTCCCCGAGGCACTCGAGCGTCTGGAGCGCTTCGTTGCCTCGAGCACTCCGGCCTGA
- a CDS encoding acyl-CoA dehydrogenase family protein, producing MTEVGLLEPRHLALALEARAAYRSLAPLADAHEPAELARAVAALGHYVHLVPAAYGGASARVDVRTLCVLREEMASVNAAADSLFAVQGLGSHPVVLAGNDAQRSALLPRVARGEVLFAFALTEPEAGSDVAALSTRATRDGDAYVLHGHKRFISNAGVATHYTVFARTGEGARGISAFVVPADAPGLRVSTELKLMAEHPIGELHFEGCRVPASARLGEEGQGMKLALGTLDIFRSTVGAAAVGMARRAQEEALHYARTRRQFGAPLAELPAVQALLADNAVELEAARLLVHKAAATKDAGAERITYEAAVGKLFATEAAQRIVDRALQVHGGNGVVRGMAVERLYRDVRALRIYEGASEVQRLVIARELLKRG from the coding sequence ATGACCGAGGTCGGACTGCTGGAGCCGCGACACCTCGCCCTCGCGCTCGAGGCGCGCGCCGCCTACCGCTCGCTCGCGCCCCTCGCGGACGCCCACGAGCCCGCGGAGCTCGCGCGCGCCGTGGCGGCGCTCGGCCACTACGTGCACCTGGTGCCCGCGGCCTACGGCGGCGCGAGCGCGCGCGTGGACGTGCGCACGCTGTGCGTCTTGCGCGAGGAGATGGCCTCGGTGAACGCCGCCGCGGACTCGCTCTTCGCGGTGCAGGGGCTGGGCAGCCACCCCGTGGTGCTCGCGGGCAATGACGCCCAGCGCTCGGCGCTGCTGCCGCGCGTCGCTCGCGGCGAAGTGCTCTTCGCCTTCGCCCTCACCGAGCCCGAGGCCGGCTCGGACGTGGCCGCGCTCTCCACCCGCGCGACCCGCGACGGCGACGCGTACGTGCTGCACGGCCACAAGCGCTTCATCTCCAACGCGGGCGTCGCCACGCACTACACCGTCTTCGCGCGCACCGGCGAGGGCGCGCGCGGCATCTCCGCCTTCGTGGTGCCCGCGGATGCGCCGGGCTTGCGCGTCTCCACCGAGCTCAAGCTCATGGCCGAGCACCCCATCGGAGAGCTGCACTTCGAGGGCTGCCGCGTGCCGGCCTCGGCGCGCCTCGGCGAGGAGGGCCAGGGGATGAAGCTCGCCCTGGGCACGCTGGACATCTTCCGCTCCACCGTGGGCGCGGCGGCCGTGGGCATGGCGCGCCGCGCGCAGGAGGAGGCGCTTCACTACGCACGCACGCGCCGCCAGTTCGGCGCGCCGCTCGCGGAGCTCCCCGCGGTGCAGGCGCTGCTCGCGGACAACGCGGTGGAGCTGGAGGCCGCGCGGCTGCTCGTGCACAAGGCCGCGGCGACGAAGGACGCCGGCGCCGAGCGCATCACCTACGAGGCCGCGGTGGGCAAGCTCTTCGCCACCGAGGCCGCGCAGCGCATCGTGGACCGCGCGCTGCAGGTGCACGGGGGCAACGGCGTGGTGCGCGGCATGGCCGTGGAGCGGCTCTACCGCGACGTGCGCGCGCTGCGCATCTACGAGGGCGCCTCCGAGGTGCAGCGCCTCGTCATCGCGCGCGAGCTGCTCAAGCGCGGGTGA
- a CDS encoding enoyl-CoA hydratase family protein translates to MQTPTSFRFEVQDRVGVITFTRPDMLNALTFEVYRELTDLFFALEREPSVASVVITGEGRGFCSGGDVNSIIGELFSRDMPGLVEFTRMTCDLIKNMRALRKPIVAALNGTAAGAGAVIALASDLRVASEKAKIAFLFVKVGLAGADMGAAYLLPKIVGLGRATELLYFGDAIDAATAERYGLFNRVVPPERVLEEAMAWARRLADGPRFALGMTKELLNGELNSDLYGALDNEARAQAVCMQTQDFREAYEAFVAKRPAKFTGR, encoded by the coding sequence ATGCAGACGCCCACGTCCTTTCGCTTCGAGGTGCAGGACCGGGTCGGGGTCATCACCTTCACCCGGCCCGACATGCTCAACGCGCTGACCTTCGAGGTCTACCGCGAGCTCACCGACCTCTTCTTCGCGCTCGAGCGCGAGCCCTCCGTCGCCAGCGTGGTCATCACTGGCGAGGGCCGCGGCTTCTGCTCCGGCGGAGACGTGAACAGCATCATCGGCGAGCTGTTCAGCCGGGACATGCCGGGCCTCGTCGAGTTCACCCGGATGACCTGCGACCTCATCAAGAACATGCGCGCGCTGCGCAAGCCCATCGTCGCCGCGCTCAACGGCACGGCGGCGGGCGCAGGCGCCGTCATCGCGCTCGCCTCCGACCTGCGCGTGGCGAGCGAGAAGGCGAAGATTGCCTTCCTCTTCGTCAAGGTGGGCCTCGCGGGTGCCGACATGGGCGCCGCGTACCTGCTCCCGAAGATCGTCGGCCTCGGCCGCGCCACCGAGCTGCTCTACTTCGGCGACGCGATCGACGCCGCCACCGCCGAGCGCTACGGCCTCTTCAACCGCGTGGTGCCCCCCGAGCGCGTGCTCGAGGAGGCCATGGCCTGGGCCCGCCGCCTCGCCGACGGCCCGCGCTTCGCGCTCGGGATGACGAAGGAGCTGCTCAACGGCGAGCTGAACTCGGACCTCTACGGCGCGCTGGACAACGAGGCGCGCGCCCAGGCCGTCTGCATGCAGACCCAGGACTTCCGCGAGGCATACGAGGCCTTCGTCGCGAAGCGGCCCGCGAAGTTCACCGGACGGTAG
- a CDS encoding RidA family protein produces the protein MPGPTVVQPPGWARPKGYANGIVAEGRMLFVGGQIGWDPTSETPRFPEGFAAQFEQALANVLAVVREAGGAPESIARMTVYVTDKHAYLAAAKEIGGAWRKLLGRHYPAMALVQVAALLEDRALVEIEATAVL, from the coding sequence ATGCCTGGACCCACCGTCGTGCAGCCGCCCGGCTGGGCTCGCCCCAAGGGGTACGCGAACGGCATCGTCGCCGAGGGGCGCATGCTCTTCGTCGGCGGGCAGATCGGGTGGGACCCCACGAGCGAGACGCCCCGCTTTCCCGAGGGCTTCGCGGCGCAGTTCGAGCAGGCGCTCGCCAACGTGCTCGCGGTGGTGCGCGAGGCCGGCGGCGCACCGGAGAGCATCGCGCGGATGACCGTGTACGTGACGGACAAGCACGCGTACCTCGCCGCGGCGAAGGAGATCGGTGGAGCGTGGCGCAAGCTGCTCGGCAGGCACTACCCCGCCATGGCGCTGGTGCAGGTCGCCGCGCTGCTCGAGGACCGTGCGCTGGTGGAGATCGAGGCCACCGCGGTGCTCTGA
- a CDS encoding SDR family NAD(P)-dependent oxidoreductase, which translates to MAVVTGASRGIGRAIALAFAREGYGVWALARSREQLQGLQQEAGDAVRPLEVDVADEASLLAACRTVLELGPPAVLVNNAGIALAAPLGKTSTQDYARLMAVNVTAPFLLCRELMPAMAAAGGGRVLNIASTAAVKGFRYTSAYCASKHALLGLTRALAVEYGKKNVTVNAVCPGWVETDMLTAATGNISKATGRSEAESREALASMNAMGRIIRPEEVAAVCLFLASEAAAAVTGATYAIDGGETV; encoded by the coding sequence ATGGCAGTGGTCACCGGCGCGAGCCGCGGCATCGGGCGCGCCATCGCGCTCGCCTTCGCGCGCGAGGGTTATGGGGTGTGGGCGCTCGCCCGCTCGCGCGAGCAGCTTCAGGGGCTGCAGCAGGAGGCCGGTGACGCGGTGCGCCCGCTCGAGGTGGACGTGGCCGACGAGGCCTCGCTGCTCGCCGCCTGCCGCACCGTGCTGGAGCTGGGCCCGCCCGCGGTGCTGGTGAACAACGCCGGCATCGCGCTCGCGGCGCCGCTCGGCAAGACCTCCACCCAGGACTATGCGCGGCTCATGGCGGTGAACGTCACCGCGCCCTTCCTCCTCTGCCGCGAGCTGATGCCCGCGATGGCGGCGGCCGGCGGCGGCCGCGTGCTGAACATCGCCTCCACCGCGGCCGTGAAGGGCTTTCGCTACACGAGCGCGTACTGCGCCTCGAAGCACGCGCTGCTCGGGCTCACGCGCGCGCTCGCGGTGGAGTACGGCAAGAAGAACGTCACCGTGAACGCCGTGTGCCCGGGCTGGGTAGAGACGGACATGCTCACCGCTGCCACCGGCAACATCAGCAAGGCCACCGGGCGCAGCGAGGCCGAGAGCCGCGAGGCGCTCGCGTCGATGAATGCGATGGGCCGCATCATCCGGCCCGAGGAGGTCGCTGCGGTGTGCCTCTTCCTCGCCTCCGAGGCAGCGGCCGCCGTGACGGGCGCCACCTACGCGATCGACGGTGGGGAGACGGTATGA
- a CDS encoding acyl-CoA dehydrogenase family protein: protein MPRAEVTDLYRIDDLLSDEEKAARDTVAQFIDREYLPIIGKHFRDGTFPMHLIPRIAEMGVLGANLHGYGCAGMNNVTYGLVLQELERGDSGLRSFASVQGSLCMYPLHAYGSEEQKERFLPGMAKGKLIGCFGLTEPDFGSNPGGMRTRARKDGDHWVLNGSKAWITNGTFADLAIVWAKTDDGGPESIRGFIVEKGMPGFTAREIPGKFSLRASATAELAFQDVRVPERNMLPGVKGLKGPLSCLNNARYGISFAVTGAAIACFEGAREYALSRVQFDRPIAGYQLTQEKFADMLTEIVKAQLLSLRLGRLKDEGKATPTMVSLAKRNNVKSAMEIARVARGIYGANGITDEYPPIRHMLNLESVYTYEGTHEVHTLVLGKAITGIDAFNP, encoded by the coding sequence ATGCCCCGCGCGGAAGTCACGGACCTCTACCGCATCGACGACCTGCTGTCCGACGAGGAGAAGGCCGCCCGCGACACGGTGGCGCAGTTCATCGACCGCGAGTACCTGCCCATCATCGGCAAGCACTTCCGCGACGGCACCTTCCCCATGCACCTCATCCCGCGCATCGCGGAGATGGGCGTGCTGGGCGCGAACCTGCACGGCTACGGCTGCGCGGGGATGAACAACGTCACCTACGGCCTGGTGCTGCAGGAGCTCGAGCGGGGCGACTCCGGGCTGCGCTCCTTCGCCAGCGTGCAGGGCTCCTTGTGCATGTACCCCCTCCACGCCTACGGCAGCGAGGAGCAGAAGGAGCGCTTCCTGCCCGGCATGGCCAAGGGCAAGCTCATCGGCTGCTTCGGCCTCACCGAGCCGGACTTCGGCTCCAACCCCGGCGGGATGCGCACGCGCGCGCGCAAGGACGGGGACCACTGGGTGCTCAACGGCAGCAAGGCGTGGATCACCAACGGCACCTTCGCAGACCTGGCCATCGTGTGGGCGAAGACGGACGACGGCGGCCCCGAGTCCATCCGCGGCTTCATCGTGGAGAAGGGGATGCCGGGCTTCACGGCGCGCGAGATCCCCGGCAAGTTCTCCCTGCGCGCCTCGGCCACCGCCGAGCTCGCCTTCCAGGACGTGCGCGTTCCGGAGCGCAACATGCTGCCCGGCGTGAAGGGGCTCAAGGGCCCGCTGAGCTGCCTCAACAACGCGCGCTACGGCATCTCCTTCGCCGTGACGGGCGCGGCCATCGCCTGCTTCGAGGGCGCGCGCGAGTACGCGCTGTCCCGCGTGCAGTTCGACCGCCCCATCGCCGGCTACCAGCTCACGCAGGAGAAGTTCGCCGACATGCTCACGGAGATCGTGAAGGCGCAGCTGCTCTCGCTGCGGCTCGGCCGGCTCAAGGACGAGGGCAAGGCGACGCCCACGATGGTGAGCCTCGCGAAGCGCAACAACGTGAAGAGCGCCATGGAGATCGCCCGCGTCGCGCGCGGCATCTACGGCGCCAACGGCATCACGGACGAGTACCCGCCCATCCGCCACATGCTCAACCTCGAGAGCGTGTACACCTACGAGGGCACCCACGAGGTGCACACGCTGGTGCTGGGCAAGGCGATCACGGGCATCGACGCGTTCAACCCGTAG
- a CDS encoding DUF2058 family protein — protein sequence MPGSREAQRLESKKQQELARALRELVLGNQVPVDVGASVFYFMTRKGKLRRLELTEAQAKQLEEGALAVVERPEPAQIEHSLVPAAAAEKMYALSQKSVRFLNRKDSPIGFMDDSALKAQQEAEAAGTAQETPDDEPEAAGAEPEAAEPEAAAETSEATEPQPS from the coding sequence ATGCCGGGCTCGCGCGAGGCGCAGCGCCTGGAGAGCAAGAAGCAGCAGGAGCTGGCGCGCGCGCTGCGCGAGCTGGTGCTCGGCAACCAGGTGCCCGTGGACGTGGGCGCCAGCGTCTTCTACTTCATGACCCGCAAGGGCAAGCTGCGCCGGCTCGAGCTCACCGAGGCCCAGGCGAAGCAGCTCGAGGAGGGCGCGCTCGCGGTGGTGGAGCGCCCGGAGCCCGCGCAGATCGAGCACTCGCTGGTGCCCGCGGCGGCCGCCGAGAAGATGTACGCGCTGAGCCAGAAGTCGGTGCGCTTCCTCAACCGCAAGGACTCGCCCATCGGCTTCATGGACGACTCGGCGCTCAAGGCGCAGCAGGAGGCCGAGGCCGCCGGCACCGCGCAGGAGACGCCGGATGACGAGCCGGAGGCCGCTGGCGCCGAGCCGGAGGCCGCCGAGCCCGAGGCCGCTGCCGAGACCTCCGAAGCCACCGAGCCCCAGCCGAGCTGA
- a CDS encoding peptidase M3 — translation MDRPLHSLHARLDDFLTELATLHYRHGAGLSPTLPLADLYRSFPELSSQEAFAELGEGIARASARGEGVTVRRLSLLRERVAAEVEEALGARAAERVAAHEAQSQLAVDDRALSLSEALSQLPREPHRGRRGLLERAAGSFLWEARGLYGDRREAALRAAERLGFPDYLALQEAVTGIALAPLLEQAEATLKATEDAYRDLLGYVLKKVDPLLRPLPAGGAHRHDLQYALRAPWMAEHFRREDLGPALRHFLMDMGFDTPQQRYIRLDDEAREGKSPRPFVVALQVPRDVRLVVQPHGGLDALGALLHEYGHAQHLAHVDDGLPVELRRLSDPSVTEGVAALFDRLPADAGWLKRYLRLPTSPATDGARLAAFGALAVLRRHCAKLAYERSLSLRGPSEERAEEYAEGQRRALAVEPHAGFFLFDVDPQLYGARYLRGWALEARLQRHLTQRFNEDFWRNPAAGAWLRTLFARGGALDAEALAQELSAEPLSLPEAGARLVAVLNA, via the coding sequence ATGGACCGTCCCCTGCACTCCCTGCACGCGCGGCTGGACGACTTTCTCACCGAGCTCGCCACGCTGCACTACCGCCACGGCGCGGGGCTCAGCCCCACCCTGCCGCTGGCCGACCTCTACCGCTCCTTCCCGGAGCTCTCCTCGCAGGAGGCCTTCGCCGAGCTGGGCGAGGGCATCGCGCGGGCGAGCGCGCGCGGCGAGGGCGTGACGGTGCGCAGGCTCTCGCTGCTGCGCGAGCGGGTGGCCGCCGAGGTGGAGGAGGCGCTCGGGGCGCGCGCCGCCGAGCGCGTGGCGGCGCACGAGGCGCAATCCCAGCTCGCGGTGGACGACCGCGCGCTCTCGCTCTCCGAGGCGCTCTCGCAGCTGCCGCGCGAGCCGCACCGGGGCCGGCGCGGGCTGCTCGAGCGCGCCGCGGGGAGCTTCCTCTGGGAGGCGCGCGGGCTGTACGGCGACCGGCGCGAGGCGGCGCTGCGCGCGGCCGAGCGCCTGGGCTTCCCGGACTACCTCGCCCTGCAGGAGGCGGTGACGGGCATCGCGCTCGCGCCCCTGCTCGAGCAGGCCGAGGCCACGCTGAAGGCCACCGAGGACGCGTACCGCGACCTGCTCGGCTACGTGCTCAAGAAGGTGGACCCGCTCCTGCGCCCGCTGCCCGCGGGCGGCGCGCACCGGCACGACCTGCAGTACGCGCTGCGCGCGCCGTGGATGGCCGAGCACTTCCGGCGCGAGGACCTGGGCCCCGCGCTGCGCCACTTCCTCATGGACATGGGCTTCGACACGCCCCAGCAGCGCTACATCCGCCTGGACGACGAGGCCCGCGAGGGCAAGAGCCCGCGCCCCTTCGTCGTCGCGCTGCAGGTGCCGCGCGACGTGCGCCTGGTGGTGCAGCCGCACGGCGGGCTCGACGCCCTGGGGGCGCTCCTGCACGAGTACGGGCACGCCCAGCACCTCGCGCACGTGGACGACGGGCTCCCGGTGGAGCTGCGGAGGCTCTCCGACCCCTCCGTGACCGAAGGGGTGGCGGCACTGTTCGACCGGCTGCCCGCGGATGCCGGCTGGCTCAAGCGCTACCTGCGCCTGCCCACCTCGCCCGCGACGGACGGCGCGCGGCTCGCGGCCTTCGGAGCGCTCGCGGTGCTGCGCCGCCACTGCGCGAAGCTCGCCTACGAGCGCTCGCTCAGCCTGCGGGGACCGTCCGAGGAGCGGGCGGAGGAGTACGCCGAGGGGCAGCGGCGTGCGCTCGCCGTGGAGCCGCACGCGGGCTTCTTCCTCTTCGACGTGGACCCGCAGCTCTACGGGGCGCGCTACCTGCGCGGCTGGGCGCTGGAGGCGCGCCTGCAGCGCCACCTCACGCAGCGCTTCAACGAGGACTTCTGGCGCAACCCGGCCGCCGGCGCCTGGCTGCGCACGCTGTTCGCGCGCGGCGGAGCGCTGGACGCCGAGGCGCTGGCGCAGGAGCTCTCTGCAGAGCCCCTGAGTCTGCCCGAGGCGGGAGCGCGGCTGGTCGCCGTGCTCAACGCCTGA
- a CDS encoding RluA family pseudouridine synthase, whose amino-acid sequence MKRRTFRAEGALSRLTLADAVARELSLPGPEARALVEAGAVYLAGRRCRDPGAALAAAPVVMVVLEEGGESALAPAAAPSPLRVLWEDAALLAVDKPAGVTAQPTEGRVGASLVDLASTHLGAQAGLVHRLDRETSGVTVFGKTPAATSALAAQFREGTAKKRYLAACGPGLPPRGTVDLPLSKDPQRPGRYRATRQANGVPALTHYETLHAGEAFCLVLLLPQTGRTHQLRAHLTALGAPILGDARYGGAARAAGLEAPRCLLHAQVLELAHPVSGAALRLVSPVPADLARFFDSAGVAAPA is encoded by the coding sequence ATGAAGCGCCGCACCTTTCGCGCGGAGGGCGCGCTCTCCCGGCTCACGCTCGCCGACGCCGTGGCGCGTGAGCTCTCGCTGCCCGGCCCCGAGGCGCGCGCGCTCGTGGAGGCGGGGGCGGTGTACCTCGCGGGCCGGCGCTGCCGGGACCCGGGGGCTGCGCTCGCGGCCGCGCCCGTGGTCATGGTGGTGCTGGAGGAGGGGGGCGAGAGTGCGCTCGCGCCGGCCGCTGCACCCTCACCCCTGCGCGTGCTCTGGGAGGACGCGGCGCTGCTCGCGGTGGACAAGCCCGCGGGCGTCACCGCCCAGCCCACCGAGGGGCGGGTGGGCGCGAGCCTCGTGGACCTCGCCTCCACGCACCTCGGTGCGCAGGCGGGGCTCGTGCACCGGCTGGACCGCGAGACGAGCGGCGTCACCGTGTTCGGCAAGACGCCCGCGGCCACCTCCGCGCTCGCGGCGCAGTTTCGCGAGGGCACGGCGAAGAAGCGCTACCTCGCGGCCTGCGGGCCCGGCCTTCCGCCGCGCGGCACCGTGGACCTGCCGCTCTCCAAGGACCCCCAACGCCCGGGCCGCTACCGCGCGACCCGCCAGGCCAACGGCGTGCCCGCGCTCACCCACTACGAGACGCTGCACGCGGGCGAGGCCTTCTGCCTCGTGCTGCTGCTGCCGCAGACGGGGCGCACGCACCAGCTGCGCGCGCACCTCACGGCGCTGGGCGCGCCCATCCTCGGCGATGCGCGCTACGGCGGCGCGGCGCGGGCCGCGGGGCTCGAGGCGCCGCGCTGCCTCCTGCACGCGCAGGTGCTCGAGCTCGCGCACCCGGTGAGCGGCGCCGCGCTGCGCCTCGTCTCGCCGGTGCCCGCGGATCTCGCGCGCTTCTTCGACTCAGCCGGAGTCGCAGCGCCCGCCTGA
- a CDS encoding TIGR04283 family arsenosugar biosynthesis glycosyltransferase: MRLSVIIPTLDEAERIGERLRELAAMTGVHEVWVVDGGSRDATRERVREAPGVHLLEAPRGRARQMNAGAAAASGDVLLFLHADVALPPEAPAHVARALGDTRTVAGAFKTWTVADAGARSRLGPLLHLADLRSRYTHLPYGDQALFVRAEAFRAAGGFPEQPLMEDLELSRRLRRQGHIARVDARVRVSGRRFLARPVFYFLAVNLFPLAYALGATPEQLLGLYRHER; the protein is encoded by the coding sequence GTGAGGCTCTCGGTCATCATCCCCACGCTGGACGAGGCGGAGCGCATCGGCGAGCGGCTGCGCGAGCTCGCCGCCATGACGGGCGTGCACGAGGTGTGGGTGGTGGACGGCGGCAGCCGGGACGCCACGCGCGAGCGCGTGCGCGAAGCCCCCGGGGTGCACCTGCTCGAGGCGCCGCGGGGCCGCGCGCGGCAGATGAACGCGGGCGCCGCCGCGGCGAGCGGAGACGTGCTGCTCTTCCTGCACGCGGACGTGGCGCTGCCGCCGGAGGCACCTGCGCACGTGGCGCGCGCGCTCGGGGACACGCGGACGGTGGCCGGCGCCTTCAAGACCTGGACGGTGGCGGACGCGGGAGCGCGCTCGCGGCTGGGGCCGCTGCTGCACCTCGCGGACCTGCGCTCGCGCTACACGCACCTGCCCTACGGGGACCAGGCGCTGTTCGTGCGCGCCGAGGCCTTTCGCGCCGCCGGAGGCTTTCCCGAGCAGCCGCTGATGGAGGACCTGGAGCTCTCGCGCCGGCTGCGGCGGCAGGGGCACATCGCGCGGGTGGACGCGCGCGTGCGGGTGTCCGGGCGGCGCTTCCTCGCGCGCCCCGTCTTCTACTTCCTCGCGGTGAACCTGTTCCCGCTCGCCTACGCGCTGGGGGCCACGCCCGAGCAGCTGCTCGGGCTCTACCGCCACGAGCGCTAG
- a CDS encoding TIGR04282 family arsenosugar biosynthesis glycosyltransferase yields MTPPDTAVCLFAKPPRAGEAKTRLIPALGPEGAAALARAFLADTWALLEQLPWAEPVLTSPAPWPEALLPAPGIAVWPQGEGALGARLERVLARALAQRPFAMALGADSPGLPAAHLARARALLAEADAVLGPSEDGGFYLLGLRRALPPGALEGLPWSAPDTLACTEQRLRALGLRVARAEPWFDVDTPHDLERLRAAGTDAPATRAALERLGPPGRLER; encoded by the coding sequence ATGACCCCTCCGGACACCGCCGTCTGCCTCTTCGCCAAACCTCCTCGCGCGGGCGAGGCCAAGACGCGCCTCATCCCGGCCCTCGGGCCCGAGGGGGCAGCGGCGCTCGCGCGCGCCTTCCTTGCGGACACCTGGGCCCTGCTCGAGCAGCTGCCCTGGGCCGAGCCCGTGCTCACCTCCCCCGCGCCCTGGCCCGAGGCGCTGCTGCCCGCTCCGGGCATCGCCGTCTGGCCGCAGGGCGAAGGAGCCCTCGGCGCGCGGCTGGAGCGGGTGCTCGCGCGCGCCCTCGCGCAGCGCCCCTTCGCTATGGCACTGGGCGCGGACAGCCCGGGGCTTCCGGCCGCACACCTCGCGCGGGCGCGCGCCCTGCTCGCCGAGGCGGACGCCGTGCTCGGCCCGAGCGAGGACGGAGGCTTCTACCTGCTGGGCCTGCGCCGGGCGCTGCCGCCGGGCGCCCTCGAGGGGCTGCCGTGGAGCGCGCCCGACACGCTCGCGTGCACCGAGCAGAGGCTGCGCGCGCTCGGCCTTCGCGTGGCGCGCGCCGAGCCCTGGTTCGACGTGGACACGCCTCACGACCTCGAGCGGCTGCGGGCGGCTGGCACGGACGCCCCCGCCACACGCGCGGCGCTGGAGCGGCTCGGACCGCCGGGGCGGCTCGAGCGGTGA